The Virgibacillus sp. MSP4-1 genome has a segment encoding these proteins:
- a CDS encoding sulfotransferase family protein: MNSINVDINPKLKVPLRVPVLHYLGGVDPNLEWQVRTVAAHKPPEKKDQEKLEQQKKDAEHFIQTEEGIKSVKQFAAESSKVFQLLISNPNKLMNEYLENKKFIFITGAMRTGGTFLEKKIFEAFNLDLSDYSLHIVHDSVPHEESIRNSFKTPSLMFTLFELAQFLVWAKREFKHSDVIIKKRTAFELSLPLLYSIFGNRAEYIVTLRHPVPAGYSMAKKRNYNVESYDSPEWWYNLVKQHKCIGHEQWDNYNYLERFILYWQASYEKVARNKLSEQNLRFITYNQSDYSYHVNEIADKFNGNKVDFSDFNVIKKNYNKVWSDKLLNDVLTNVSNQWEMNDMKFPNLELV, from the coding sequence ATGAATAGTATAAATGTTGATATAAATCCAAAATTAAAGGTTCCATTAAGGGTACCTGTATTGCATTATTTAGGTGGAGTTGACCCAAATTTAGAATGGCAGGTCAGAACTGTAGCTGCACATAAGCCCCCAGAGAAAAAGGATCAGGAAAAACTGGAACAGCAGAAGAAAGATGCTGAACATTTTATTCAAACTGAAGAAGGAATAAAAAGTGTCAAACAATTTGCTGCTGAATCGTCTAAGGTATTTCAACTTCTAATTAGTAATCCAAATAAATTAATGAATGAATATTTAGAGAATAAAAAATTTATCTTTATTACAGGTGCGATGAGAACAGGAGGCACCTTTTTGGAAAAGAAGATATTTGAGGCTTTTAATCTTGATTTAAGTGATTATAGTTTGCATATTGTACACGATAGTGTTCCACATGAGGAGTCCATTCGGAATTCCTTTAAAACACCTTCCTTGATGTTTACACTGTTTGAATTAGCACAATTTTTAGTTTGGGCAAAAAGAGAATTTAAACATTCAGATGTAATTATTAAAAAGAGAACAGCATTTGAATTATCTTTACCACTCCTATATAGTATATTTGGAAATCGAGCTGAATATATAGTAACTTTAAGACATCCTGTACCGGCTGGCTATTCAATGGCAAAAAAAAGAAATTACAATGTGGAATCGTATGATAGTCCGGAATGGTGGTATAACTTAGTAAAGCAGCATAAATGTATTGGCCATGAACAATGGGATAATTACAATTATTTGGAAAGATTTATTCTTTATTGGCAGGCTTCATATGAAAAGGTTGCTAGAAACAAACTGAGTGAACAAAACCTTAGATTTATAACCTATAATCAAAGTGATTACAGTTATCATGTTAATGAAATCGCTGATAAATTTAATGGTAACAAGGTTGATTTTAGTGATTTTAATGTAATTAAAAAGAACTATAATAAAGTTTGGTCTGATAAGCTTTTAAATGATGTTCTTACAAATGTATCAAATCAATGGGAAATGAATGATATGAAGTTTCCAAATTTAGAACTAGTCTAA
- the csrA gene encoding carbon storage regulator CsrA has product MLVLTRKIGESIQIGDDITIKVVGVDGDQIKLGIDAPKHVDIHRQEIYQMIQEENKAASQLTKGAIDLLAGK; this is encoded by the coding sequence ATGCTAGTACTCACACGGAAAATCGGTGAATCCATCCAAATTGGCGATGACATAACGATTAAAGTTGTTGGCGTGGATGGGGATCAGATTAAACTGGGAATTGATGCTCCGAAACATGTGGATATCCACAGGCAGGAGATTTATCAGATGATACAGGAAGAGAATAAGGCAGCGAGTCAGTTGACGAAGGGTGCGATTGATTTGCTGGCAGGGAAGTGA
- a CDS encoding methyl-accepting chemotaxis protein, with protein sequence MKFLSSMKSKMITSFLLITLIPIVVIGLTLSSKTATELEESFKSSTQSQVQLINESINTYFEGVEENVNLLADHATIRQADDSITTYMNATKANGNITMTPSENGGIEAEIFNVYKNFAASHPNTAYAYMGTEDGGYVQWPEGDTNENYDPRERPFYKKAMENPGEVVRTSPYYFAADDSEIISTVRTIEDEAGNVIGMQGLDVSLEGLTSMVEDIKVGETGYVMLADADGTILTNPNNPETNFKNISELDIPKLQNIASMDDQTLEGNINGLPHFMNVFTSPETGWKLIAVQKKSEIGSKVNEINTYILIISVVFAILAAIFAYVMAKRFSNPILQVVGHLQTMASGDFSEEVPDDLARRKDETGTLANALKTTQSSVRSLLNKVRDSAHTVIDSSKTLAESTEQTRTATTEISQAINQVATSASEQAENLEDGESNLQALNEQIEKVSNENSVINDLTAQMNSLKKSGLTTVEDLMNKTEENRASTDEVSQVIDDMDQLSQEIGNFTSTILEITDQTNLLALNASIEAARAGEHGKGFAVVADEIRKLADESAQAADQIKSIVSKVQNQSKQAVESIDQTKGFTYENEAKVNATKELFHELSTIVQTLTENTGKVSDYSNTMLAKKNEMTDVIQSLAASSQETASSSEQVSASAEEQLSVVEELSNHSENVKELAESLQQEIGRFRV encoded by the coding sequence ATGAAATTTTTATCATCTATGAAATCCAAAATGATTACGTCCTTTCTGTTAATCACTCTGATACCGATTGTCGTTATTGGATTAACGCTGAGCAGCAAGACAGCAACAGAATTGGAAGAATCGTTTAAGAGTTCGACACAGTCACAGGTCCAGCTGATTAATGAGTCGATCAACACCTATTTCGAAGGGGTTGAAGAGAATGTCAACCTGCTGGCGGATCATGCGACCATCAGACAGGCGGATGACAGCATTACCACCTACATGAACGCAACGAAGGCAAATGGTAATATCACCATGACCCCATCTGAAAATGGCGGTATTGAAGCTGAGATTTTTAATGTGTACAAAAATTTTGCCGCCTCCCATCCAAATACCGCTTATGCCTACATGGGGACGGAAGATGGTGGCTATGTACAATGGCCGGAAGGGGATACAAACGAAAATTATGATCCAAGAGAGCGTCCTTTCTATAAAAAAGCGATGGAGAACCCAGGTGAGGTCGTTCGGACAAGTCCGTATTACTTTGCGGCCGATGACTCTGAAATCATCAGTACGGTCCGGACCATTGAGGATGAAGCAGGAAATGTAATTGGTATGCAGGGCCTTGATGTGAGTCTTGAGGGTCTCACGAGCATGGTTGAGGACATCAAGGTTGGAGAGACCGGCTATGTCATGCTTGCCGATGCAGACGGAACCATCCTGACGAACCCGAATAATCCTGAGACGAATTTTAAAAACATCAGCGAATTGGATATTCCTAAGCTGCAAAACATTGCCAGCATGGACGATCAGACGCTGGAGGGAAACATTAATGGCCTGCCGCATTTCATGAATGTCTTTACCTCTCCTGAGACCGGCTGGAAGCTTATCGCCGTTCAGAAAAAATCAGAAATTGGGTCTAAGGTGAACGAAATTAATACTTATATCCTCATTATATCTGTGGTATTTGCCATTTTAGCGGCTATTTTTGCTTATGTGATGGCCAAGCGTTTTTCCAATCCGATTTTACAGGTTGTCGGCCACCTGCAGACCATGGCGTCCGGTGATTTTTCCGAGGAAGTCCCTGATGACCTGGCCCGGCGGAAGGATGAAACGGGAACATTGGCGAATGCTCTGAAGACGACCCAAAGCAGTGTGCGCAGCCTGCTGAATAAAGTGCGAGATTCTGCCCATACCGTGATTGATTCGTCCAAAACATTAGCCGAAAGTACGGAACAGACACGTACGGCCACGACTGAAATTTCACAGGCCATCAACCAGGTAGCGACAAGTGCATCTGAACAGGCTGAGAACCTTGAGGATGGCGAATCGAACCTGCAGGCGTTAAATGAGCAGATTGAAAAAGTATCCAATGAAAATAGTGTCATCAATGATTTAACTGCACAAATGAACAGCCTGAAGAAAAGTGGTCTGACAACCGTTGAGGACCTGATGAATAAAACGGAGGAAAACCGTGCATCCACGGATGAAGTGAGTCAGGTCATTGATGATATGGATCAGCTGTCTCAGGAAATCGGAAACTTTACAAGTACGATTTTAGAGATAACGGACCAGACAAATCTCCTGGCGTTGAATGCATCGATTGAAGCAGCACGGGCTGGTGAACATGGAAAAGGGTTCGCTGTGGTTGCTGATGAGATTCGTAAACTGGCGGATGAATCTGCACAGGCGGCCGATCAGATTAAATCCATCGTCAGTAAGGTACAGAACCAGTCCAAACAGGCGGTAGAATCCATCGATCAAACGAAAGGCTTCACGTATGAGAATGAAGCAAAAGTTAATGCAACGAAAGAGCTGTTCCATGAACTATCCACCATTGTTCAGACCTTGACGGAAAACACAGGTAAAGTATCCGACTACTCGAATACCATGCTTGCGAAAAAGAATGAAATGACCGATGTGATTCAATCACTGGCAGCTTCCAGTCAGGAAACGGCATCCAGTTCTGAGCAAGTTTCCGCATCCGCAGAAGAGCAACTGTCCGTTGTTGAAGAGCTGAGTAACCATTCCGAAAATGTGAAAGAACTGGCTGAATCCCTTCAGCAGGAAATTGGGCGTTTTCGGGTTTGA
- the fliW gene encoding flagellar assembly protein FliW, whose translation MKIDTLYFGEIDIEKEKVITFENGLPGFQDEQEYTLLNLPDNQAFQILQSVHTRELAFVLTVPYFIYEDYEFDLDQGTVSQLDIEKPEDVTVYSIVTLHDSLKNSTLNLQAPVVINVKNNRGKQVVLTDTHYKTKHPLQPESEGQAHASTHTENR comes from the coding sequence ATGAAAATTGATACGTTATATTTTGGCGAAATAGATATTGAGAAGGAAAAGGTGATTACGTTTGAAAATGGCCTGCCCGGATTCCAGGACGAACAGGAATATACACTCTTAAACCTGCCCGACAATCAGGCCTTTCAAATTTTACAGTCTGTACATACCCGGGAGTTGGCGTTTGTTTTAACCGTTCCGTATTTTATTTATGAGGATTACGAGTTTGACTTAGATCAGGGAACCGTCAGTCAACTAGACATTGAAAAGCCAGAGGATGTGACCGTATATTCAATCGTGACATTACATGATTCTCTGAAAAATTCCACCTTGAATCTGCAGGCCCCCGTCGTGATCAATGTGAAAAATAATAGGGGAAAACAGGTCGTTCTTACCGATACCCATTATAAAACGAAGCACCCACTTCAGCCGGAAAGTGAGGGACAGGCCCATGCTAGTACTCACACGGAAAATCGGTGA
- a CDS encoding flagellin: MRINHNIAALNTYRQLGQANQAQQSSMEKLSSGLRINNASDDAAGLAISEKMRGQIRGLEQAQQNAQDGISLIQTAEGAMNETHSILQRMRELSVQAANDTNTDTDRFEIQKEINQLTEEITRIGENTEFNTKNLLDGSFEGEFQIGANEGQSISLEIGDMTAESLNVTADAAKAAVDEGSVNVDSSSTAISGFDDLVGGSYSIEVDDSSSATLYNADGESLATASVSSSALSFSVSSAHTTTGGSVSVSVSLDSASATAGTITANVLEKGQGISVMSEEDAGAAITSIQNALDRVSGERSKLGAYQNRLDHSINNLGTSAENLTAAESRIRDVDMAKEMMNQTKSSILSQASQSMLAQANQMPQGVLQLLR; this comes from the coding sequence ATGAGAATTAATCACAACATTGCAGCGCTTAACACGTATCGTCAGTTAGGGCAAGCAAACCAAGCACAGCAAAGTTCAATGGAGAAATTATCATCTGGTCTTCGTATTAACAACGCTTCAGATGATGCAGCAGGTCTAGCTATTTCTGAGAAAATGCGTGGACAGATTCGTGGTTTGGAGCAAGCACAACAAAATGCACAAGATGGTATCTCTCTTATTCAAACTGCAGAAGGAGCAATGAACGAAACACACTCCATTCTTCAGCGTATGCGAGAACTATCTGTACAAGCCGCAAACGATACCAACACAGATACTGATCGATTCGAAATTCAGAAAGAGATCAACCAATTAACTGAAGAAATAACTAGAATTGGTGAAAACACAGAGTTTAACACGAAAAATTTGTTAGATGGATCTTTTGAGGGCGAATTTCAAATTGGTGCTAATGAAGGACAATCTATTAGTCTCGAAATTGGTGATATGACTGCTGAATCATTAAATGTTACAGCTGATGCTGCTAAAGCTGCCGTCGATGAAGGTTCTGTAAATGTAGATAGTAGTTCTACTGCTATTTCTGGTTTTGATGATTTAGTTGGCGGGAGCTATTCTATTGAGGTTGACGATAGTAGCAGTGCAACGTTATATAATGCAGACGGTGAAAGCCTTGCTACAGCAAGTGTATCTTCGAGTGCACTTTCATTTAGTGTAAGTTCAGCACATACTACAACTGGCGGTTCAGTATCAGTGTCAGTTAGCTTAGATAGTGCCTCAGCAACCGCAGGAACAATTACTGCTAATGTACTTGAAAAAGGTCAGGGAATCAGCGTAATGTCTGAAGAAGATGCAGGTGCAGCAATTACTTCTATACAAAATGCTTTAGATCGTGTGTCAGGTGAACGTTCTAAATTAGGTGCTTATCAGAACCGTCTTGATCATTCCATTAATAATCTTGGAACTTCCGCGGAAAACTTAACTGCCGCCGAATCACGAATTCGGGACGTCGACATGGCGAAGGAAATGATGAATCAGACAAAATCGTCAATTCTATCTCAAGCTTCCCAGTCTATGCTGGCTCAAGCAAACCAAATGCCTCAAGGAGTACTACAACTTCTAAGGTAA
- a CDS encoding flagellar hook-associated protein 2 — MSDMRIGGLASGMDIDKLVKDLMKAERMPLQKMEQDQKWMTWKRDAYREMNTSLFELDQMALDLKMSDTFQSKSTSSSNSLAVTATANTTATEGNYNIKVERLATAAINVSEAGISKPDGEQIDPDKSLASQADKFKNPIEYGEFEIVTYNEDGDPNDPLTVNVTEDMSLNDVLGKINDSDIGVRAFYNTESDKVVLERTETGNFNQDSSRFLGAEIGFNGQTAAFLSDTLQVKNGNYNETEGKWELDEDGGQDAKFTYNNALTIETHSNQYNLNGVTFNFHNTTSTSDPDVYNNVKVSVSNNTDHAVEKITKFVEKYNEVIDKINDKLSEDRYRDYKPLTDKQKEAMDENEIELWNEKAKSGILRSDSILSNGLYDMRSAWYGNVDTGSKISQIAEVGIETTRNYLDGGKLTIDEDKLRNAINEDPEAVQKLFNNDVKGEARGILNRLEDSLQGVRDRIAERAGNGGEALMKYTLGRRLVDLNERISAFEDRLVQVEDRYWSQFTQMEQAIQRMNSQSNYLMQQFG, encoded by the coding sequence ATGAGCGATATGAGAATAGGTGGACTGGCAAGTGGTATGGATATAGATAAACTAGTTAAGGACCTGATGAAGGCGGAGCGAATGCCACTTCAAAAGATGGAGCAGGATCAAAAGTGGATGACGTGGAAGCGGGATGCTTATCGGGAAATGAACACGTCACTTTTTGAACTTGATCAAATGGCCCTTGATTTAAAAATGTCGGATACATTTCAAAGTAAATCAACCTCATCCTCAAATTCATTAGCTGTGACGGCAACAGCCAATACAACAGCCACAGAAGGAAATTACAATATAAAAGTGGAGCGGTTGGCTACAGCCGCTATTAATGTAAGTGAAGCAGGGATATCCAAGCCTGACGGTGAACAAATTGATCCGGATAAGTCGTTGGCATCCCAGGCGGATAAGTTTAAGAATCCGATTGAATACGGTGAATTTGAGATTGTTACCTATAATGAAGATGGTGATCCGAATGATCCGTTAACAGTAAATGTCACAGAGGATATGTCTTTAAACGATGTCTTAGGCAAAATTAATGATAGTGATATAGGGGTCAGAGCCTTTTATAATACCGAATCAGATAAAGTTGTTCTGGAGCGTACTGAAACGGGCAATTTCAATCAGGATTCCAGCCGGTTTTTAGGGGCGGAAATTGGTTTTAATGGTCAGACAGCGGCTTTCCTTTCTGATACATTACAGGTGAAAAACGGGAATTATAACGAAACAGAAGGAAAATGGGAACTGGATGAAGATGGGGGTCAGGATGCAAAATTCACGTATAATAATGCCCTGACTATTGAGACACACAGTAACCAATATAACTTAAACGGCGTAACCTTTAACTTTCATAATACAACCTCAACTTCAGACCCTGATGTTTACAATAATGTAAAAGTTTCTGTTTCTAACAATACAGATCATGCCGTAGAAAAGATTACAAAATTTGTTGAGAAGTATAATGAAGTGATTGATAAGATTAATGATAAGCTGTCAGAGGATCGCTATCGTGATTATAAGCCGTTAACAGATAAGCAGAAAGAAGCCATGGATGAAAATGAAATTGAGCTGTGGAATGAAAAGGCAAAAAGCGGTATCCTTAGAAGTGACAGCATTCTTAGTAACGGGCTGTATGATATGCGCAGTGCCTGGTATGGGAATGTAGATACGGGTAGTAAAATTTCACAAATTGCAGAAGTCGGAATAGAAACGACCAGGAATTACCTGGACGGAGGTAAACTAACCATTGATGAAGATAAATTAAGAAATGCCATCAATGAAGACCCTGAAGCGGTTCAAAAACTGTTTAATAATGATGTAAAAGGCGAGGCCAGAGGAATTTTAAATCGGTTGGAGGATTCCCTTCAGGGGGTTAGAGATAGAATTGCTGAACGTGCAGGTAATGGTGGGGAGGCACTAATGAAATATACATTAGGTAGAAGACTTGTTGATCTTAATGAACGGATCAGTGCCTTTGAAGATCGTCTCGTACAGGTAGAGGACCGCTACTGGAGCCAATTCACCCAAATGGAACAGGCCATTCAGCGGATGAACTCCCAATCTAATTATTTAATGCAGCAATTTGGATAA
- a CDS encoding YjfB family protein, producing MDVPAVSVALSHAGLQQDVGLSLMNKTMNQAESKGQNMIKMLEESNVKTMQHAAQPHLGSSIDVKA from the coding sequence ATGGATGTACCTGCCGTTTCCGTGGCCCTGAGTCATGCAGGGCTGCAACAGGATGTCGGTCTGTCGCTCATGAATAAAACGATGAATCAGGCTGAATCAAAAGGTCAGAACATGATTAAAATGCTGGAAGAATCTAATGTGAAGACCATGCAGCATGCGGCCCAGCCTCATCTGGGAAGCTCGATTGATGTAAAAGCCTAG
- a CDS encoding SH3 domain-containing protein yields MAQEKLESYFKDSQLEYEHIHKDLQTTFNPQVYEEIIALVEQKTTEGMDNVWGQLNSRYEALSRLENSMPEEPTQEDQDQYIKEFFSLTDPGKVSEDLKQALQFNELEYHYQDFISKLSTEEYGEIFNRYLYPPQFFHGLRKGILHHIDQLTQSLKAYTDTIGEHALLMDSIRQDQKGKSFIKGGASLLGLLVGVPFAGAGVGALMGGNDQSKINDSLSKVFHNWNTYIDQFNDFLKELENHFRLAMITLYGGTLLRVEEQFQAYHMTIAEIALLSGNYALTLTPQEREETERWIKTQTNGIYHLLKYKQWQEAIRVSKELFHIVQKNPVTARTMLYDEKSGMYIAHLYYYLSYQQALLEEYKNGHLDSFYETSKKLFNDLQLILSDKDIPEDFSSMAHLFFRFIKESLRRGQTDDLHIIFEYIKRLTERMKRQEIYFGEHIRSSDDTEGFNVYEILERYFIDVMDLKIDTYSDEEDSFDLKPRQIKTFIQIDNEIGRKDKFTRYLKRLYWKSLFIRPFSWFNQQKKRIGATVLAGALLFGSFTYGDEVYQFGKEQVEKIGWFDSQPEQPTEEKSDSANETIMTITTEYANIRSAPSLNSEIVYTANQSDKLIYLNEEKTDDEGITWYHVEMTNNTNGWISSRIVE; encoded by the coding sequence ATGGCACAGGAAAAACTCGAAAGCTACTTCAAAGATTCGCAGCTGGAATACGAACATATTCATAAGGACCTGCAAACGACATTCAATCCACAGGTCTATGAAGAAATTATCGCCCTGGTCGAGCAAAAGACGACAGAAGGTATGGATAATGTATGGGGTCAGTTAAACAGCCGGTATGAAGCCCTGAGCAGACTGGAAAACTCCATGCCTGAAGAGCCAACACAGGAAGATCAGGATCAATACATAAAGGAATTTTTCAGCCTCACAGATCCGGGGAAAGTATCAGAGGACTTAAAGCAAGCCCTCCAATTTAACGAACTGGAATATCATTATCAGGATTTTATCTCGAAGCTTTCAACGGAGGAATATGGGGAAATTTTTAACCGATACCTGTATCCTCCCCAGTTTTTTCATGGACTCAGAAAAGGAATCCTCCACCATATTGATCAGCTGACTCAATCCCTGAAGGCATATACTGACACGATTGGAGAGCATGCCCTTTTAATGGATTCCATAAGACAGGATCAGAAGGGGAAATCCTTTATTAAAGGCGGGGCCTCTTTACTTGGTCTGCTTGTAGGCGTTCCTTTTGCAGGTGCCGGGGTCGGGGCTCTTATGGGAGGCAATGATCAGTCGAAAATTAATGATTCCTTATCCAAAGTATTTCATAACTGGAATACGTACATCGATCAGTTTAATGACTTCTTAAAAGAACTGGAAAACCACTTTCGCTTAGCCATGATCACTCTTTATGGCGGTACTTTGTTAAGAGTCGAGGAGCAATTTCAGGCCTATCATATGACCATTGCCGAAATCGCTCTGTTAAGCGGAAACTATGCGCTCACCCTCACCCCGCAGGAACGGGAGGAAACGGAACGCTGGATAAAAACCCAGACCAATGGAATCTACCATTTGCTGAAATATAAACAATGGCAGGAAGCAATCAGGGTTTCAAAAGAATTATTTCATATTGTTCAAAAGAATCCGGTCACAGCCAGAACGATGCTTTATGATGAGAAATCCGGGATGTATATCGCTCACTTATACTATTATCTATCCTATCAGCAAGCATTACTGGAAGAATACAAAAACGGGCATTTGGATAGCTTTTATGAAACGTCGAAAAAGCTCTTTAACGACCTGCAGCTCATCCTTTCAGACAAAGATATTCCTGAAGATTTTTCATCCATGGCTCATCTGTTCTTCCGATTTATCAAAGAATCGCTCAGGCGCGGTCAGACAGATGATCTGCACATCATTTTTGAATACATAAAGCGATTAACCGAACGTATGAAACGGCAGGAAATCTATTTCGGTGAGCATATCCGATCCTCCGATGATACAGAAGGATTTAACGTATATGAAATTTTGGAGCGTTACTTCATTGACGTCATGGACCTGAAGATTGATACGTACAGCGATGAAGAGGATTCGTTTGATCTGAAACCTCGACAAATTAAAACATTCATTCAAATCGATAACGAGATCGGCAGAAAGGACAAATTCACCAGATATCTCAAACGCCTCTATTGGAAGTCTCTGTTCATCAGGCCTTTCAGCTGGTTTAATCAGCAAAAGAAAAGGATTGGCGCCACGGTCCTGGCCGGGGCTCTGCTCTTTGGCAGCTTTACCTATGGAGATGAAGTCTATCAATTTGGAAAAGAGCAGGTGGAGAAGATCGGTTGGTTTGATTCACAGCCTGAACAACCTACAGAAGAAAAGTCAGATTCAGCCAATGAAACGATTATGACGATCACAACCGAATACGCCAATATACGGTCTGCCCCTTCATTGAACAGCGAAATCGTCTATACCGCCAACCAGTCAGACAAACTGATCTATCTAAATGAAGAAAAGACCGATGATGAGGGAATCACATGGTATCACGTGGAAATGACCAACAATACAAACGGATGGATCAGCAGCCGGATTGTTGAATAG
- the flgL gene encoding flagellar hook-associated protein FlgL produces MRVTQSMLSSNFLRNLSNSYERMGKYQEQLSTGKKVNKPSDDPVVAMKGMNYRTELTEVQQYQRNLGEVHTWMDNSDAAMDKMTKALQRTRELAVQASNDTYEEGQRANIAKEVRQLKEHLIDLGNTKVNDKHIFNGTSTTNPRFDKDGNLDTANANNEAVNIEVSDGVKIRVNTNPSNIFVDSETGQSMMQALENFATDLESGKTGDQLDDHIENIDGFINQVVNERASLGARMNRVEMIENRLNSQEITTTQVLSDNEDVDVEKVIMNLKSQESVHRAALSTGARIIQPTLMDFLR; encoded by the coding sequence ATGCGCGTGACACAATCGATGCTCAGCAGTAATTTTTTACGAAATTTAAGCAACAGCTATGAACGAATGGGAAAATATCAGGAGCAATTAAGTACAGGGAAAAAGGTGAACAAACCTTCAGATGATCCAGTTGTGGCAATGAAGGGGATGAATTACCGTACCGAGCTTACGGAAGTCCAGCAGTACCAACGGAATTTAGGTGAGGTTCATACGTGGATGGACAACTCTGATGCGGCCATGGACAAGATGACGAAAGCCCTGCAAAGGACGAGAGAGCTTGCTGTCCAGGCCAGTAATGATACGTATGAAGAAGGCCAGCGTGCAAATATTGCGAAAGAGGTGCGCCAATTAAAAGAGCATCTGATCGACTTAGGGAATACGAAGGTGAATGACAAACACATTTTTAATGGGACATCCACTACGAATCCCCGGTTTGATAAGGACGGTAATCTGGATACTGCAAATGCAAACAATGAAGCGGTAAACATTGAAGTATCCGACGGTGTGAAAATTCGCGTCAATACGAACCCATCCAATATTTTCGTGGATTCAGAGACTGGTCAATCCATGATGCAAGCCCTGGAAAACTTCGCCACGGATTTAGAAAGTGGAAAAACCGGTGACCAATTAGATGACCACATTGAAAATATCGATGGTTTCATTAATCAGGTAGTCAATGAACGTGCCAGCCTCGGGGCCCGGATGAATCGTGTGGAAATGATTGAGAATCGCCTGAACTCACAGGAAATCACCACTACCCAGGTCTTATCAGACAATGAAGATGTGGATGTGGAAAAAGTAATTATGAACCTGAAGTCACAGGAAAGTGTCCATCGGGCCGCTTTATCCACAGGTGCCCGGATCATTCAGCCGACATTAATGGATTTCTTAAGATAA
- a CDS encoding DUF6470 family protein, which yields MNIPQIRMQSQDAKIQLNKTPAKQTIEQRKATLSIEQPKADMQIQKTQEKLTIDQTQAWRDMGMVNPVEFARNFGQDGRQAAMEGTARRAQEGDQLMKIENGGNPMASQAKRNAYEPMKGFNIGWIPSHNAVKINFEPAEVRTEVKRNEPRISVQPQKPVINYQPGSVETQLKQHADLQIDFVSLKV from the coding sequence TTGAACATACCACAAATACGTATGCAGTCACAGGATGCTAAAATCCAGCTCAATAAAACCCCTGCTAAACAAACAATCGAACAGCGAAAGGCGACCCTGTCGATTGAACAACCGAAAGCGGATATGCAAATTCAAAAAACACAAGAAAAGCTCACCATCGATCAAACCCAGGCCTGGCGGGACATGGGCATGGTGAATCCCGTTGAATTTGCCAGAAACTTTGGCCAGGACGGACGGCAGGCAGCTATGGAAGGTACCGCACGCCGGGCCCAAGAAGGCGATCAACTTATGAAAATCGAAAATGGTGGCAACCCTATGGCCAGTCAGGCCAAACGAAATGCCTATGAACCGATGAAGGGATTCAACATCGGCTGGATTCCATCGCATAACGCGGTTAAGATTAACTTTGAACCCGCTGAGGTGAGAACAGAAGTGAAACGGAACGAACCAAGAATATCGGTCCAGCCGCAAAAGCCAGTCATTAATTATCAGCCCGGCTCTGTGGAAACACAATTAAAGCAGCATGCTGATTTGCAAATTGATTTTGTCTCCCTTAAGGTTTAG